A genomic region of Rhodohalobacter sp. 614A contains the following coding sequences:
- a CDS encoding universal stress protein, whose amino-acid sequence MINFKKILVPTDFSSGSEIAYSVAQNIADTFGGVIDFIHVVPTITYLNESIKRLGVPLDMEKDIYPKIIEESEVKLEKAMDQYLKEKSKGKHIVKINRRPSYAISEYAKKHDYDMIVIGSRGKDETKFIRGGTTERVIRRSHVPVFSVDDRFDKSKVKNVLMTTDSSEMSLVAFPLAVAIADAFDARLSLMHVVELYGSLSEEIPKSPKKGELVSIYEGIIERINHYLTKKGFDSIHVQRTGVTYEDEVIITDGENSRSIQLSTKIEKGVSAHYEIEAYASDEADVVVMATHGHSGFAHLILGSTAEKVAQYVKKPVITIRPDEDEFED is encoded by the coding sequence ATGATCAATTTTAAAAAAATTTTAGTACCGACCGATTTTTCATCCGGTTCTGAAATAGCATATTCTGTGGCGCAAAATATTGCAGATACGTTTGGTGGAGTAATCGATTTTATTCACGTCGTACCAACAATCACATATCTGAATGAGAGCATCAAGAGGCTTGGGGTTCCTTTAGATATGGAGAAGGATATCTATCCCAAAATTATTGAAGAGTCTGAAGTGAAGCTCGAAAAAGCGATGGACCAGTACCTGAAAGAAAAAAGCAAGGGAAAGCATATCGTAAAAATAAACCGCAGACCTTCTTATGCAATTTCTGAATATGCCAAGAAGCATGATTATGATATGATTGTGATTGGATCTCGCGGAAAAGACGAGACCAAGTTTATTCGGGGCGGAACCACGGAGCGGGTTATCCGAAGATCACATGTACCGGTATTTTCCGTGGATGACAGGTTTGATAAGAGCAAAGTCAAAAATGTGTTGATGACCACGGATTCCTCCGAAATGTCGTTGGTTGCCTTCCCACTTGCTGTTGCTATTGCGGATGCATTTGATGCAAGGCTCTCGCTTATGCATGTTGTTGAACTTTATGGTAGTCTTTCGGAAGAGATACCTAAAAGTCCCAAAAAGGGTGAACTGGTATCGATTTACGAAGGCATTATTGAACGAATTAATCATTATCTCACCAAAAAAGGCTTTGACAGTATTCACGTTCAGAGAACGGGTGTAACGTATGAGGATGAGGTGATTATAACCGACGGAGAAAATAGCCGATCCATCCAGCTTTCCACAAAGATTGAGAAAGGGGTTTCGGCCCATTATGAGATTGAGGCTTACGCTTCTGATGAAGCTGATGTTGTGGTGATGGCAACTCACGGCCACAGTGGATTCGCTCATTTAATCCTTGGCTCCACAGCAGAAAAAGTGGCTCAATATGTGAAGAAACCCGTCATTACCATCCGGCCTGATGAAGACGAGTTTGAAGACTGA
- a CDS encoding M16 family metallopeptidase, giving the protein MKKVGTKILGLFLIIAALPALVNSQDLASFEEKVTEFTLDNGLKFVVIERPVAPVVSFATYVNVGGVDNPKGNSGLAHVFEHMAFKGTQTIGTTNWEEEEKVLQELDEIYQEWLEEQYATEPDSARIDELWSEFLALQEEAGQYVVNNEFSEIVNRNGGTGMNATTSADRTNYFYSLPENRIELWFSLESDRFMNPVFREFYKEKEVVREERRSSYESSPVGSLYESFITTAYSAHPYGVPNIGWHSDITATTIEDARKFYETYYVPNNITIAIAGDVDPGEVQELAEIYFGRLERGPTPPPIYTEEPKQTGEKRFTIQRESQPFLLLGYHTVNDQHPDFAALDLLGSLLVGGRTSKLYKRLVEEEQIALGFQMLNGVPGSKYGTIFGLLAVPNQGISVDTLETAIYEEIEKIQNGEITQEELDRVRTNARAGLIRGLDSNSGLAVGFGAAEALQGDWRKVFTDLEELENITVEEIRRVANEYLVKENRTVGIISNESSEEEVADANQ; this is encoded by the coding sequence ATGAAAAAAGTTGGTACAAAAATTCTGGGTTTGTTCCTTATAATTGCCGCACTTCCGGCTCTTGTAAATTCTCAGGATCTTGCCTCGTTTGAAGAAAAAGTTACCGAATTTACCCTCGATAACGGGTTGAAATTCGTTGTGATCGAGCGACCGGTAGCACCGGTTGTAAGTTTTGCTACGTATGTAAATGTGGGGGGAGTGGATAATCCAAAAGGGAATTCCGGCCTGGCACATGTTTTTGAACATATGGCATTTAAGGGAACCCAGACAATAGGAACAACCAACTGGGAGGAAGAAGAAAAAGTTCTGCAAGAACTTGATGAAATCTATCAGGAATGGCTTGAAGAGCAGTATGCCACGGAGCCGGATTCTGCGAGAATTGACGAGTTGTGGTCTGAATTCTTGGCGTTGCAGGAAGAAGCCGGTCAATATGTGGTGAATAATGAATTTTCTGAGATTGTAAACCGAAATGGCGGAACGGGTATGAATGCCACAACCAGTGCAGATCGTACCAATTACTTCTACAGCCTTCCCGAAAACCGAATTGAGCTTTGGTTTAGCCTTGAATCCGACCGGTTTATGAATCCTGTATTCAGAGAATTCTATAAAGAAAAAGAAGTTGTTCGGGAAGAACGAAGATCCAGTTACGAATCTTCCCCGGTTGGAAGCCTGTATGAATCATTTATCACCACTGCTTATTCAGCACATCCCTATGGAGTACCTAATATCGGTTGGCATTCAGATATTACAGCCACTACCATAGAAGATGCCCGCAAGTTTTATGAAACCTATTATGTTCCAAATAATATTACCATTGCAATAGCCGGTGATGTAGATCCTGGGGAAGTTCAGGAACTCGCCGAGATCTACTTTGGTAGACTCGAAAGAGGGCCCACACCACCGCCGATTTATACCGAAGAACCGAAGCAGACGGGAGAAAAAAGATTTACGATTCAACGGGAATCCCAACCTTTCTTGCTTCTTGGATACCACACCGTAAATGATCAACATCCGGATTTTGCAGCTCTTGATTTGTTAGGCTCTCTGTTGGTTGGTGGCCGTACTTCAAAGCTATATAAACGACTTGTGGAAGAAGAACAGATCGCACTGGGTTTTCAAATGTTGAACGGAGTGCCCGGTTCGAAATACGGAACGATATTTGGGTTACTCGCCGTGCCAAACCAGGGAATTTCTGTAGATACTCTGGAAACGGCTATTTATGAGGAAATTGAAAAAATCCAAAATGGTGAAATTACCCAGGAAGAACTCGACCGTGTTCGAACAAATGCACGGGCCGGGCTGATTCGCGGATTGGATTCGAACTCGGGTTTAGCAGTAGGGTTTGGCGCCGCCGAAGCGCTTCAGGGTGATTGGCGCAAAGTCTTCACAGATCTTGAAGAACTTGAAAATATAACTGTCGAAGAGATCCGGCGGGTTGCTAATGAATATCTGGTGAAGGAGAATCGAACGGTCGGCATTATTTCCAATGAATCCAGCGAGGAGGAGGTAGCCGATGCGAATCAATAA
- a CDS encoding DUF368 domain-containing protein: MENNQTEKTEPKKDETSWKESPFLIIKGFLMGSADIVPGVSGGTMALITGIYDRLIFAIQSADLQAAKSALTFQFKKLFEHFHWKFFLLLFTGIFSAVIFFTRIVPLQVYMFTHPEIVYGLFFGLIVGSIVLLMSEVEKTERTPVNFLYVLVGAFIGFWVVTLVPADTPESFGFVFLSGSIAICAMILPGISGSYLLLIFRKYDYILSLLGMIGTMDTVDAILNLIPFFLGALFGIILFSRILSWLLKNFHTATLMVLIGFLIGSLYVIWPYQQRTFEDHVRDREIVEMTDPIVEELQQRESIPPGPQYQRIGEIQNPDASFDRLKRVEIETVSRKLVSSQPFFPGINWPEQDQGINKIGGIAGMGIGLFLIIGIAWLRRKQ, from the coding sequence TTGGAAAATAATCAGACCGAAAAAACCGAGCCGAAGAAGGATGAAACGTCCTGGAAAGAATCGCCTTTTTTAATTATAAAGGGATTTTTGATGGGATCGGCAGATATTGTGCCCGGCGTTAGCGGGGGAACCATGGCATTGATTACGGGCATTTACGACCGGTTGATTTTTGCGATACAAAGTGCCGATTTACAGGCAGCCAAAAGTGCACTGACATTTCAATTCAAAAAGCTATTCGAGCACTTTCACTGGAAGTTTTTCCTGCTTCTTTTCACGGGAATTTTTTCAGCGGTCATCTTTTTTACACGGATTGTTCCCCTCCAGGTTTACATGTTTACCCATCCCGAAATTGTATATGGTTTGTTTTTTGGGTTGATTGTGGGATCCATTGTTCTGCTTATGTCGGAAGTGGAAAAGACGGAGAGAACTCCTGTCAACTTTTTATATGTGCTTGTTGGAGCATTTATCGGGTTTTGGGTCGTCACACTTGTTCCGGCCGATACTCCCGAATCGTTTGGGTTTGTCTTTCTTTCGGGATCCATTGCAATCTGTGCTATGATTTTACCAGGAATATCCGGCTCTTATCTTCTGCTGATTTTTCGAAAATACGATTACATTCTTTCCCTTCTGGGAATGATCGGAACGATGGATACGGTAGATGCGATACTAAATCTGATTCCTTTTTTCCTTGGGGCACTGTTTGGAATCATACTCTTTTCGCGGATTTTATCCTGGTTGCTTAAAAACTTTCATACCGCCACACTAATGGTCTTAATTGGATTTTTGATAGGATCGCTTTACGTGATATGGCCGTATCAACAACGCACTTTTGAAGATCACGTTCGGGATAGGGAAATTGTGGAGATGACAGACCCCATTGTTGAAGAATTACAGCAAAGGGAATCTATCCCGCCGGGCCCCCAATACCAACGAATTGGCGAGATTCAAAACCCCGATGCATCATTCGATCGTTTGAAGCGGGTAGAGATTGAAACGGTTTCAAGAAAACTTGTATCCAGTCAGCCATTCTTTCCGGGAATCAACTGGCCGGAACAAGATCAGGGGATTAATAAAATTGGAGGTATTGCCGGAATGGGAATCGGTTTGTTCCTGATTATTGGCATCGCATGGCTGCGTAGAAAACAGTAG
- the tgt gene encoding tRNA guanosine(34) transglycosylase Tgt, producing MKFLFQVKKLSDKTKARNGLLKTDHGTIETPIFMPVGTLGSVKAVNQDDLKDKVKAQIILGNTYHLYLRPGNEIMQEAGGLHKFMGWDRPILTDSGGYQIFSLSDIRELREEGAEFQSHLDGSKHLFTPENVVDTQRILGSDIMMILDECPPYPAEYDYVENSMKLTHRWAERGRKQFEETKSLYGHEQLQFGIVQGGTFKDLRKESSEFMASLDFEGLAIGGLSVGEPTDIMYEIADFNTDHLPKDKPRYLMGVGTPGNLLQCVALGIDMFDCVMPTRNARNGMLFTRNGTINIRNAKWKHHHKPLDIDFPSEICQRYNMSYVHHLFRNDEILGLELASKHNLTFYLWLMETIRERVKSDTFSEWYPGMMKTVERRI from the coding sequence ATAAAGTTCTTGTTTCAAGTAAAAAAATTATCTGATAAAACCAAGGCGCGAAACGGTTTATTAAAGACAGACCACGGCACTATTGAAACCCCGATTTTTATGCCGGTCGGCACACTTGGAAGTGTTAAAGCGGTCAATCAGGATGATCTCAAAGATAAGGTAAAAGCCCAAATTATATTAGGAAATACCTATCATCTCTATCTCAGACCTGGAAATGAGATTATGCAGGAGGCCGGTGGACTACACAAATTTATGGGATGGGATCGCCCTATTCTTACCGACTCGGGTGGTTATCAAATCTTTTCACTCTCTGATATTCGTGAATTGCGTGAAGAAGGAGCCGAATTTCAAAGTCATCTTGACGGATCCAAACATCTGTTTACGCCCGAAAACGTTGTCGATACTCAACGAATCCTGGGATCTGATATCATGATGATTTTAGATGAGTGTCCGCCCTATCCCGCCGAATATGATTACGTCGAGAACTCCATGAAATTGACACATCGATGGGCCGAACGAGGGCGAAAACAGTTTGAAGAAACCAAATCTCTTTACGGCCATGAGCAGTTGCAATTCGGAATTGTTCAGGGAGGAACCTTCAAAGATTTGAGAAAGGAGTCCAGTGAATTTATGGCTTCTTTGGATTTTGAAGGGCTTGCCATTGGTGGTCTCAGTGTTGGTGAACCTACAGATATTATGTATGAAATTGCCGATTTCAACACAGATCACTTACCTAAAGACAAACCACGTTATCTTATGGGCGTGGGAACACCAGGAAATCTGCTTCAGTGTGTTGCTTTAGGAATTGACATGTTTGATTGTGTGATGCCAACTCGAAATGCCAGAAACGGAATGTTGTTTACAAGAAATGGTACAATCAATATTCGAAATGCCAAATGGAAACACCATCATAAACCACTTGATATCGATTTCCCATCAGAAATTTGTCAACGATATAATATGAGTTACGTTCATCATCTTTTTCGGAATGATGAAATACTGGGACTTGAACTTGCCTCCAAACATAATCTCACATTTTATTTATGGTTGATGGAAACCATTCGGGAAAGAGTTAAGAGCGACACATTTTCTGAGTGGTACCCGGGAATGATGAAAACTGTGGAGAGAAGAATATAA
- a CDS encoding polyprenol monophosphomannose synthase has protein sequence MSDSLVIIPTFNEAHNIGRMIDQIQSLDIGIDTLVIDDGSPDGTADIVRSKMTDKNGVFLIEREGKQGLGTAYVAGFKYALEKGYTYICEMDADFSHNPEDLPRLIESVKSEGADIAVGSRYSQGISIVNWPLSRLILSYCANLYARWITGIPIKDTTAGFKCIHRKVLEAIDLDRVGSNGYAFQIEIHFRAWKAGFKLKEVSIIFREREEGVSKMSKSIVREAVWKVWSLKIRSLVGSL, from the coding sequence ATGAGTGATTCACTCGTCATTATTCCAACCTTCAACGAAGCTCATAATATTGGGCGCATGATTGATCAAATCCAATCTTTGGATATTGGGATAGATACACTTGTGATAGATGATGGCTCGCCCGATGGCACCGCAGATATTGTTCGATCTAAAATGACGGATAAAAATGGTGTTTTTTTAATTGAACGAGAGGGAAAACAGGGGCTTGGAACGGCTTATGTTGCCGGTTTTAAATATGCTCTTGAAAAAGGATATACTTACATTTGCGAAATGGATGCCGATTTTTCTCACAATCCAGAGGATCTGCCACGGCTTATCGAAAGCGTTAAATCCGAGGGAGCTGATATTGCTGTTGGGTCGAGGTATTCTCAGGGAATTAGTATTGTAAACTGGCCGTTGAGCCGACTGATCTTGTCGTATTGTGCAAATCTGTATGCAAGATGGATAACCGGGATTCCCATCAAGGATACTACAGCGGGATTCAAGTGCATTCACAGAAAAGTACTGGAAGCTATAGACCTGGATCGCGTTGGTTCTAACGGATATGCATTTCAAATTGAAATTCATTTCCGCGCATGGAAAGCAGGATTTAAACTAAAGGAAGTCTCCATCATATTCCGGGAGCGGGAAGAAGGCGTATCCAAGATGTCAAAATCGATAGTAAGGGAAGCCGTTTGGAAAGTTTGGAGTTTAAAAATACGTTCTCTCGTCGGATCTCTTTAG
- a CDS encoding M16 family metallopeptidase encodes MMKRIVFLSMLFLFANSALHAQKQYDELEYPELNEFQAPEVETFTTDNGIQFFLLEDKELPLIDLTVVIKTGSILDPAQKEGLASIAGTVMRSGGTEQYPSDSLNVLLENKAASMETGIGFTSGSASMNVLKEDFDELLPVFINLLTSPAFPDDKIELAKTQTKSSISRRNDDTQSIGVREFRRLIYGRDTPYGRNIEYETINNITRDDLVEFHDKHFVSENMMVGIVGDFDASEMKNKLEDAFSNIPSGQETNLDFPEVNYQPKSSINFANKSDVNQSFILMGHLGGLRDNPDYPQIQVMNRVLSGGFSGRLMQVIRTEMGLAYSAFGQYSMNSFYPGFFYAGVMTKSSTTAEAIEAVIGEIERLQNEPITQQELQDTKDQILNSAVFEYDSYEEILSQQISYEYQGLPLDAYEEYLNGVRETTIEDVQRVAREYLTPDQLEILVVGNSQELGDQLQQFGEVNEIDISIPEPGGQEETVAGDATAGRDWLNKMASAVLPGGPIEGELIFEAKNVVQTPQGEMNLDLEQTINFSTDKLVANVSMPMGQVTMQIEDGEGKMIMGGNEMPMPPAQKEQLMAEYHRNHVYLALKGADLGVEYLGMEEMEGQELAHIRVEANETIHLYLDPNTSLPIVRTYQQFDPQAGEQVTVKVVSNDWREADGVLMPYETVVYVGGEQSATTIVSTHSVE; translated from the coding sequence ATGATGAAACGAATCGTATTTCTCAGCATGCTATTCCTTTTTGCAAACTCTGCACTGCATGCTCAAAAACAGTACGATGAACTGGAATATCCTGAATTAAATGAATTCCAGGCTCCCGAAGTCGAAACATTTACTACCGATAACGGAATTCAGTTTTTTCTGCTTGAGGATAAGGAATTACCGTTGATTGATCTTACCGTGGTAATTAAGACAGGCAGCATTTTGGATCCTGCTCAAAAAGAAGGGTTGGCGTCCATCGCAGGAACGGTCATGCGCTCGGGCGGAACGGAACAATATCCGTCTGATTCTCTCAATGTTCTGCTCGAAAATAAAGCAGCGAGCATGGAGACGGGGATTGGCTTTACATCAGGCAGCGCAAGTATGAATGTGTTGAAGGAAGATTTTGATGAACTCCTTCCGGTATTCATAAACCTGCTGACAAGTCCCGCATTTCCGGATGATAAGATTGAGCTGGCTAAAACTCAGACAAAATCCAGTATTTCACGAAGAAATGACGATACCCAGTCGATTGGCGTTCGGGAATTTCGCCGATTGATTTATGGAAGGGATACACCATATGGACGAAATATTGAGTACGAAACGATTAACAATATCACTCGCGACGACTTGGTTGAATTTCATGATAAACATTTTGTATCCGAAAATATGATGGTGGGAATTGTAGGCGATTTCGATGCATCAGAAATGAAGAACAAGTTGGAGGATGCTTTCAGTAATATTCCCTCAGGTCAAGAAACGAATTTGGACTTTCCGGAAGTGAATTATCAGCCAAAGAGCTCCATCAATTTTGCGAACAAATCAGATGTAAATCAAAGTTTTATATTGATGGGCCATCTTGGTGGACTTCGTGATAATCCGGATTATCCCCAAATTCAGGTAATGAATCGGGTATTGAGCGGCGGCTTTTCAGGCCGGTTGATGCAGGTGATCCGGACAGAAATGGGACTCGCCTATTCTGCATTTGGTCAATACAGCATGAACAGTTTTTATCCGGGATTCTTTTATGCCGGAGTGATGACTAAAAGCTCAACAACAGCCGAAGCGATTGAAGCCGTGATTGGAGAGATTGAACGGCTCCAAAATGAACCAATTACTCAGCAGGAGTTGCAGGATACCAAAGACCAGATTCTGAATTCTGCCGTTTTTGAATACGACAGTTATGAAGAAATTCTCAGCCAGCAAATTTCTTATGAATACCAGGGACTTCCATTGGATGCTTACGAAGAATACCTGAACGGAGTTCGGGAAACCACCATCGAAGATGTTCAGAGAGTGGCCCGGGAATATTTGACACCTGATCAGTTGGAAATTTTAGTAGTTGGAAATTCCCAGGAACTCGGGGATCAACTGCAGCAATTCGGGGAAGTGAATGAAATTGATATTTCTATTCCCGAACCGGGCGGGCAAGAAGAAACCGTTGCCGGCGATGCGACAGCCGGACGCGACTGGCTCAATAAAATGGCGAGTGCGGTTCTGCCGGGCGGACCCATTGAGGGCGAGTTGATTTTTGAAGCAAAGAATGTTGTTCAGACGCCACAAGGTGAAATGAATCTTGATCTTGAACAGACCATCAACTTTTCCACAGATAAATTGGTAGCCAATGTTTCCATGCCGATGGGGCAGGTTACCATGCAAATTGAGGATGGAGAAGGGAAAATGATCATGGGAGGAAACGAGATGCCCATGCCGCCGGCTCAAAAAGAACAGTTGATGGCTGAGTACCATCGGAACCATGTATATCTTGCTCTAAAAGGAGCAGATCTTGGAGTTGAATATCTTGGCATGGAAGAGATGGAAGGACAGGAATTGGCACACATTCGGGTGGAAGCGAATGAAACGATTCATCTCTATCTTGATCCCAATACATCACTGCCGATTGTGAGAACCTATCAGCAATTTGATCCTCAGGCTGGAGAACAAGTGACAGTTAAGGTTGTTTCAAACGATTGGAGAGAAGCCGATGGAGTGCTCATGCCGTATGAAACGGTTGTTTACGTGGGTGGCGAGCAAAGTGCTACAACTATTGTCAGCACACATTCCGTTGAATAA
- a CDS encoding spinster family MFS transporter, giving the protein MSKKATYGTVFLFTLIYVLSFVDRQIVAVLGVQIRDALQLNNLQIGLLYGPAFSFIYAIAGIPMGRLADRTSRKLMICLGLFIWSLMTVFSGFAASFLFLVTARLFVGLSQAMLSPAVYSYLADTFSPNKRATIFSFYSGGIFIGVGLSFLIGGSISLAYDWRMAMIAVGVPGVVIAPVTWWFLKEPDRPFSKKGTENNALSEIRDLLKKKTVRWHLLGFSCLACTGYTILAFVGNVFNDVYSEPGLIPNFGWFMMGVAGTVIISGRVADLLARDKPEYRFWMGIVAALGGLPLYIFGLFQPDATTAFICVGIGVLISSSYNGVAAALLQYFVRSDQRALAGGLYLFVISIAGFGLGPPVTGWLIDSVYTGTYAVSYALMTVMIVCSSIATVSFIQAMKSYQHDALNT; this is encoded by the coding sequence ATGAGTAAAAAAGCCACCTACGGCACTGTTTTTTTATTTACCCTGATCTATGTTCTCAGTTTCGTAGATCGCCAGATTGTCGCTGTTTTAGGCGTTCAAATTCGGGATGCTCTTCAATTGAATAACTTGCAGATTGGGCTTTTGTATGGCCCGGCTTTTTCATTTATCTATGCGATTGCCGGAATCCCCATGGGCAGGCTGGCCGATAGAACCTCGCGTAAATTGATGATTTGTCTCGGACTATTTATTTGGAGTTTGATGACAGTTTTTAGTGGTTTTGCAGCTTCGTTCTTGTTTTTGGTTACCGCCCGGCTTTTTGTCGGTTTGAGCCAGGCAATGCTTAGTCCGGCAGTTTACTCCTATCTGGCCGATACTTTTTCACCCAACAAAAGAGCTACTATTTTTTCGTTTTATTCAGGTGGAATTTTCATTGGAGTCGGATTGTCTTTTTTGATTGGTGGATCCATTTCGCTGGCCTATGACTGGAGAATGGCAATGATAGCCGTTGGCGTGCCGGGAGTGGTGATTGCTCCTGTGACGTGGTGGTTTTTAAAGGAACCTGATCGCCCATTTAGTAAAAAAGGAACGGAAAATAACGCTCTTTCAGAAATTCGGGATCTTCTCAAAAAGAAAACCGTTCGATGGCACCTGCTGGGGTTCTCGTGCCTTGCCTGCACGGGATACACCATTTTAGCCTTTGTTGGAAATGTTTTTAACGATGTTTATTCGGAACCGGGTTTGATACCAAATTTTGGATGGTTTATGATGGGGGTTGCCGGCACAGTGATTATTTCAGGGCGGGTAGCTGATCTGCTTGCACGAGACAAACCAGAGTACAGATTCTGGATGGGAATCGTAGCGGCTCTTGGCGGGCTTCCGTTATATATTTTTGGTCTCTTCCAGCCGGATGCCACCACAGCATTTATCTGTGTTGGTATTGGAGTTTTGATTTCATCCTCCTATAATGGCGTGGCCGCTGCTTTGCTTCAATATTTTGTGAGGAGTGATCAACGGGCGTTAGCCGGTGGGCTTTACCTGTTTGTAATAAGCATAGCTGGGTTTGGGCTGGGACCGCCTGTAACAGGTTGGCTGATCGATTCAGTTTATACCGGAACGTATGCCGTTTCCTATGCTTTAATGACAGTTATGATAGTTTGCAGTTCAATTGCTACCGTTTCGTTCATCCAGGCAATGAAATCATATCAGCACGACGCTTTAAATACATGA
- the amrB gene encoding AmmeMemoRadiSam system protein B: MLRNKQLFHSTTEPVPPLRRDLQMIPIEDNGRKLLYFHDSMGYLSENFALDANVQPLLQMITGELSIDDIHKQIDGSLSTENLLDFVQLLDQHRLLHSEYFHFYSDQLDQDFEKGEAREAFLAGNSYPNNAEQLQTFVSELLPDFEQENGKIPSALYAPHIEISVGKKLYGEAFSHLKKIAPKRVVILATSHYANYYYRFYDGLPFIGSQKMFKIPGRILSPDLEVIQALDSESPENGFTLKDRAHRIEHSIEFHLVFASQIWQHDFKIVPILISGFDDLYYSQTGDLAKKIEHFTTQLKSFIDEETFVLISGDLSHVGQKFGDREPANILREKVEQSDKQFLDLSEIGNPDHLLNHVKRDYDSTRICGFPPLYTYLNIFPDKKGELLNYFWWDEKEQNSAVSFGSILF, from the coding sequence ATGCTGAGGAATAAACAACTTTTTCATTCCACTACCGAACCGGTTCCACCGCTTAGACGGGATCTTCAAATGATTCCTATTGAAGATAATGGCCGGAAACTGCTCTATTTCCATGATTCAATGGGATATCTTTCAGAGAATTTTGCTCTTGATGCCAATGTTCAACCCCTTCTTCAGATGATAACCGGGGAGCTAAGCATTGATGATATTCATAAACAAATTGATGGTTCTCTTTCTACGGAAAACCTGTTGGATTTCGTGCAATTGCTGGATCAACACCGGTTGTTGCATTCTGAATATTTCCATTTTTACTCCGACCAACTTGACCAGGATTTCGAAAAAGGCGAGGCTCGTGAGGCTTTCCTGGCTGGCAACAGTTATCCGAATAACGCTGAACAATTACAGACGTTTGTATCTGAGCTGCTTCCTGATTTCGAGCAGGAAAATGGAAAAATTCCAAGTGCACTTTACGCTCCCCACATTGAAATTTCTGTGGGCAAGAAATTATATGGTGAAGCTTTTTCACATTTAAAGAAAATCGCTCCGAAAAGAGTCGTGATTTTGGCTACTTCTCACTACGCCAATTACTATTATCGCTTTTATGATGGACTGCCTTTTATTGGATCGCAAAAAATGTTCAAAATCCCTGGGAGAATTCTTTCGCCCGATTTGGAGGTGATTCAGGCACTCGATAGTGAAAGTCCTGAAAACGGATTTACTCTGAAAGACCGGGCCCACAGAATCGAACACAGCATTGAGTTTCATCTCGTATTCGCTTCACAAATCTGGCAGCACGATTTTAAAATTGTACCCATTCTCATTTCAGGTTTTGATGATCTCTACTACTCTCAAACCGGAGATTTGGCAAAAAAAATCGAGCATTTCACAACACAGCTAAAATCATTTATTGATGAAGAAACATTTGTGCTAATCAGTGGAGACTTGTCTCATGTCGGACAAAAATTTGGCGACCGCGAGCCGGCAAACATTCTGAGGGAAAAAGTTGAACAATCTGATAAGCAATTCCTGGATCTTTCTGAGATTGGAAATCCTGATCATCTGTTAAATCATGTAAAAAGGGATTATGACTCTACCCGAATTTGTGGTTTTCCGCCACTCTACACGTATCTAAATATCTTTCCGGACAAAAAAGGTGAACTCCTCAACTATTTTTGGTGGGATGAAAAAGAGCAAAACAGTGCTGTTTCTTTTGGCTCAATCTTGTTTTAG
- the nth gene encoding endonuclease III, whose amino-acid sequence MAKIPKKTAEQKKRALELYEELLEHYPNPRCELNHRNPFELLIATILSAQCTDVRVNKVTPDLFEAYPTPEAMSQAQLEDLEELVRSTGFYRNKAKSLKESSTTIVEEFDGEVPQTMSQLLTLRGAARKTANVVLGNAFGKNEGVVVDTHVKRLSNRFGLTKEKKNTNKIERDLMGLFPQETWTNLSHLFIHHGRNACKARISEPPDHPVCIKYGKNCECWKMRGQADAEE is encoded by the coding sequence GTGGCTAAAATTCCCAAGAAAACAGCAGAACAAAAGAAACGGGCACTTGAATTGTATGAAGAGCTTCTTGAGCATTATCCGAATCCCAGGTGCGAACTGAATCATCGCAACCCGTTTGAACTTCTGATAGCTACAATTTTGAGCGCCCAATGCACCGATGTTCGGGTCAACAAGGTAACGCCAGATTTGTTCGAGGCATATCCAACTCCCGAAGCGATGTCGCAGGCACAGCTCGAAGACCTGGAAGAGTTGGTACGATCAACCGGATTTTACCGGAATAAGGCAAAATCGTTGAAAGAGTCATCTACAACAATAGTAGAAGAATTTGATGGAGAAGTGCCTCAAACCATGAGTCAACTTCTCACTCTCCGAGGTGCGGCACGGAAAACAGCCAATGTGGTTCTGGGAAATGCATTCGGAAAAAATGAAGGGGTTGTGGTGGATACTCACGTTAAAAGGCTCTCGAACCGTTTTGGACTTACCAAAGAGAAAAAAAATACCAATAAAATTGAGCGTGATCTGATGGGGTTGTTCCCTCAGGAAACCTGGACAAATCTTTCGCATTTATTTATACATCATGGACGAAATGCATGTAAAGCCCGGATTTCTGAACCTCCGGATCATCCCGTTTGTATTAAATATGGAAAAAATTGCGAGTGCTGGAAAATGAGAGGACAAGCAGATGCTGAGGAATAA